From the Motacilla alba alba isolate MOTALB_02 chromosome Z, Motacilla_alba_V1.0_pri, whole genome shotgun sequence genome, one window contains:
- the ELOVL7 gene encoding elongation of very long chain fatty acids protein 7, with protein MAFSNLTSKAILLYDEWIKDADPRLEGWPLMSSPFPTTFIIGTYVYFVTSLGPKLMENKKPFELRQIMTFYNFSVVALSLYMTYEFLMSGWATGYSFRCDIVDYSRSPTALRMVRTCWLYFFSKFIELLDTIFFVLRKKNNQVTFLHVFHHSIMPWTWWFGVKFAAGGLGTFHALLNCIVHVVMYTYYGICSLGPAYHKYLWWKKYMTTIQLVQFIMITVHIGQIYIMDDCPYQYPIFMFIIWLYGSMFLVLFLHFWYHAYTKGQRLPKMARNGISKDQ; from the exons ATGGCCTTTAGCAATCTGACATCAAAGGCTATACTACTGTATGATGAATGGATTAAAGATGCTG ATCCAAGACTGGAAGGCTGGCCACTCATGTCTTCACCTTTTCCAACAACTTTTATCATTGGAACCTACGTTTATTTTGTCACTTCCTTGGGACCTAAActcatggaaaataaaaaaccttttgAACTCAGGCAGATCAtgacattttataattttagtGTGGTAGCTCTCTCTTTATATATGACTTATGAA tttcttATGTCAGGCTGGGCCACAGGATACTCATTCCGGTGTGATATCGTTGACTACTCAAGGTCACCAACAGCTCTTAGA ATGGTGCGAACTTGTTGGCTTTACTTCTTTTCCAAGTTCATTGAATTATTAGACACT atattttttgtgCTGCGTAAGAAAAACAACCAAGTTACATTCCTGCATGTCTTTCATCATTCCATCATGCCATGGACCTGGTGGTTTGGAGTCAAATTTGCTGCAG GTGGTTTAGGAACATTTCATGCTTTGCTGAACTGTATTGTGCATGTTGTCATGTACACTTACTATGGAATCTGTTCTTTGGGACCAGCCTATCATAAATACTTGTGGTGGAAAAAGTACATGACAACTATACAACTT GTCCAGTTTATTATGATTACAGTCCATATAGGACAAATCTACATCATGGATGATTGTCCGTACCAGTATCCAATTTTCATGTTTATTATCTGGCTTTATGGCTCCATGTTTCTAGTCTTGTTTCTCCACTTCTGGTACCATGCTTACACGAAGGGACAAAGACTGCCAAAAATGGCAAGAAATGGCATCAGCAAAGATCAGTGA